One stretch of Molothrus aeneus isolate 106 chromosome 2, BPBGC_Maene_1.0, whole genome shotgun sequence DNA includes these proteins:
- the MSL3 gene encoding MSL complex subunit 3: MTSRGMKFKFHRGERVLCFEPDPTKAKVLYDAKIVDIVVGKDEKGRKIPEYLIHFNGWNRSWDRWAAEDHVLRDTDENRRLQRKLARKAVARMRRKGRKKRRCRLPGVDSVLKSLPAEENDESSENSISSSSSDDSDEGTDEEIKSEESDIDERTEMKEEQDTHTKRDMEERAISIEIPEVLKKKLEEDCYYINRRKRLVKLPCQTNIITILESYVKHFAINAAFSANERSRHHQMTPHANMNLHYVPPEKNVELCKEMVDGLRITFDFTLPLILLYPYEQAQFKKVTSSKFFLPIKENSTNTNRNQEELSPSPPLLNPPTPQSTDSQPTTGEPATPKRRKAEPEILQSLRRSTRHSSNCDRLSESSASPQPKWRHLDTPASMPKLFLHLEKKTPVHSGSSSPITLTPSKEGSTVFTGFEGRRNNELNEVLSWKLMPENYPPSDQPPPPSYIYGSQHLLRMFVKLPEILGKMCFPDKNLKALVKHFEMFLRFLAEYHDDFFPESAYVAACEAYYSTKNPRAIY, from the exons ATGACCTCGCGGGGAATGAAATTTAAGTTCCACCGGGGAGAGAGAGTTCTCTGCTTCGAGCCCGACCCCACCAAAGCCAAAGTGCTCTATGATGCCAAG ATTGTTGATATTGTTGTTGGAAAAGATGAGAAAGGCAGAAAGATTCCAGAATATCTGATCCATTTTAACGGTTGGAACAGAAG CTGGGATAGATGGGCAGCTGAAGACCATGTTCTTCGGGATACAGACGAAAACCGCAGATTACAGCGTAAATTGGCACGGAAGGCTGTGGCTCGCAT gagaagaaagggaagaaagaagagaCGCTGCAGGTTGCCTGGTGTTGACTCTGTGTTAAAAAGCCTTCCTGCTGAAGAAAATGATGAGAGTAGCGAAAACT CTATAAGTAGTTCTTCTTCTGATGACAGTGATGAAGGAACAGATGAAGAAATAAAGAGTGAAGAAAGTGACATAGATGAGAGGACAGAAATG AAAGAAGAACAAGACACTCATACAAAAAGGGACATGGAAGAAAGAGCAATAAGCATAGAAATTCCTGAAGTCTTGAAAAAGAAGCTTGAGGAAGACTGCTACTATATTAATAGAAGAAAAAGG ctaGTGAAGCTTCCTTGCCAGACAAATATAATAACCATCTTGGAGTCATATGTAAAACACTTTGCAATtaatgctgctttttcagcCAATGAAAGGTCTCGGCACCATCAGATGACTCCACATGCTAATATGAATCTTCATTATGTGCCACCAGAGAAGAA tGTCGAGCTATGTAAAGAGATGGTGGATGGGCTGAGAATAACCTTTGACTTCACACTTCCCTTAATTTTGCTCTATCCTTATGAACAAGCTCAATTTAAGAAGGTGACTTCATCAAAATTCTTTCTTCCGATCAAAGAAAACTCAACAAATACAAACAG AAATCAGGAGGAACTTTCCCCAAGCCCTCCTCTGCTGAATCCACCCACGCCTCAGTCGACTGACAGCCAGCCCACCACAGGGGAGCCAGCCACGCCGAAGAGGCGGAAAGCTGAGCCCGAAATCCTGCAGTCGCTGAGGCGTTCGACGCGCCACAGCTCCAACTGTGACAGGCTATCGGAGAGCAGCGCGTCCCCGCAGCCCAAATGGCGGCACCTCGACACCCCCGCGTCCATGCCAAAGCTCTTCCTGCACCTGGAAAAAA AAACCCCTGTCCATAGTGGGTCATCTTCACCTATAACTTTGACTCCTAGCAAAGAAGGGAGCACGGTGTTTACTGGCTTTGAAGGTAGAAGAAACAACGAATTGAATGAG GTTTTGTCCTGGAAATTGATGCCAGAGAATTATCCACCAAGCGATCAACCACCACCTCCTTCATATATCTATGGATCTCAGCATTTGCTGAGGATGTTTG TAAAACTACCAGAAATACTGGGGAAGATGTGCTTTCCTGACAAAAACCTAAAGGCTTTAGTAAAACACTTCGAGATGTTTCTGAG GTTTTTAGCAGAATACCATGATGATTTTTTCCCAGAATCTGCTTATGTAGCTGCATGTGAAGCCTACTACAGTACTAAAAATCCTCGAGCCATCTACTGA